Proteins from one Pirellulales bacterium genomic window:
- a CDS encoding DUF1080 domain-containing protein produces MLVSRLFSLALVACFCTAMPIHAADWKPLFNGKDLSGWTPIDGPATSWRVDDGLLICSGQGSGWLSTNDEYANFELELEYRVPVGGNSGVFLRAPHKGNPAFAGMEIQVLDDYDAQYANLKPTQYTGSLYDVVPAQPRVSKKAGEWQKMHIMCKDNHVQVTLNGTQIVDADLTAHPEKLAEHPGLKRTTGHVGLQNHSSRLDFRNLRIREL; encoded by the coding sequence ATGCTCGTTTCACGACTCTTTTCCCTCGCGCTCGTAGCCTGTTTTTGCACTGCCATGCCAATCCACGCGGCGGACTGGAAGCCGCTCTTCAACGGCAAGGATCTCAGCGGTTGGACTCCCATCGATGGACCTGCCACTAGCTGGCGCGTCGATGATGGCTTGCTGATTTGCTCCGGCCAGGGATCTGGTTGGCTGTCGACGAACGACGAATACGCCAATTTCGAGCTGGAATTGGAATACCGCGTTCCCGTCGGCGGCAACAGCGGTGTCTTCCTTCGCGCGCCGCATAAAGGCAATCCGGCATTTGCGGGCATGGAGATCCAAGTTCTCGACGACTACGACGCGCAATATGCCAATCTCAAGCCGACGCAATACACCGGCAGCTTGTACGATGTCGTTCCCGCCCAGCCACGCGTCTCGAAGAAGGCGGGCGAGTGGCAGAAGATGCACATTATGTGCAAGGACAATCACGTTCAGGTCACACTCAACGGCACCCAAATCGTCGATGCCGACCTGACTGCCCACCCCGAAAAGCTCGCTGAGCATCCGGGGCTGAAGCGGACGACGGGTCATGTGGGTCTGCAAAATCACAGCTCACGGCTCGACTTCCGCAATCTTCGTATTCGCGAACTGTGA